A genome region from Arachis duranensis cultivar V14167 chromosome 6, aradu.V14167.gnm2.J7QH, whole genome shotgun sequence includes the following:
- the LOC107493700 gene encoding uncharacterized protein LOC107493700, translating into MASEESFVVLVHHRGSIKRKTRFGVKFTDKDPLCIIVRPTTSYNDLVRSVLLKLGLEGVKQVKKFFYRIPITVLQETVKYGCFTIGSDEDLQVMFHCRRQFPEVRTPELLAKLVDVVSRSGVLNRNTTTLATAAGSSSRPAVVSSSVLAYEPPVQPVASPSFAVDLNDSCVAPPGVGEGLLGDPKDDDVEPNMIDDDSGDDIGVSESARAGGGSSSATQ; encoded by the exons atggctagtgaggagagttttgtAGTGTTGGTTCACCACAGAGGATCGATTAAGAGAAAAACTCGTTTCGGTGTGAAGTTCACCGATAAGGATCCTCTCTGTATTATCGTGAGGCCTACGACGAGCTATAATGACCTTGTTAGGTCTGTACTGTTGAAACTTGGTCTGGAAGGTGTGAAGCAAGTTAAGAAGTTTTTCTATCGCATTCCAATCACGGTGCTCCAGGAAACCGTGAAGTATGGTTGTTTCACGATCGGGAGTGATGAGGACTTGCAGGTCATGTTTCATTGTCGCCGACAGTTTCCAGAAGTGAGGACACCAGAACTGTTGGCAAAGTTGGTTGATGTGGTATCCCGCTCAGGGGTCTTGAACCGGAATACCACCACTTTAGCCACGGCAGCCGGTTCTAGCTCCAGACCTGCCGTTGTTTCTTCTTCCGTCCTTGCATACGAGCCACCCGTCCAACCTGTCGCCTCCCCTTCGTTTGCTGTTGATCTCAATGACAGT TGTGTTGCACCGCCTGGGGTTGGAGAGGGATTGTTGGGTGATCCAAAGGACGATGATGTTGAGCCAAATATGATTGATGATGACAGTGGTGATGATATTGGAGTCAGTGAGTCTGCCAGGGCGGGAGGTGGTTCTAGCTCTGCCACACAGTAG
- the LOC107493701 gene encoding uncharacterized protein LOC107493701, with translation MPRPHTYGDWDESYNEVPRWVLGVQLTMPGTVAVLRTSPVRVGRQLDESQAYFHRLFWTFPPCIKAFCHCKLLVSIDGTHLYGKYGRTLLVAIAQDGNSNILHVAFALVEGENAESWSFFLSHLRQHVTPQLGLLVISDMHNGIKAELEAPDGGWLPPSAYRTFCIRHVAANFTLTFKGKDKRRLLVNTAYAKTEVEFDYWFDILRTEDPAMCEWANQIVYSLWTQHCDEGRRFGHMTTNISECMNSILKSVRNLPVCSLVKATYGRLAKLFVRKGREAEAQLGTGQEFSQHLVKCIEANLKMARCFTVTLLCSLANQTCDCVSFQALHFLCPHALACCAYSRVNWAAYVHRCIVLVQCSVCIGWDSHLLFWRVSGHHMTGRL, from the coding sequence ATGCCACGGCCGCACACCTATGGTGACTGGGATGAGTCGTACAACGAGGTCCCCAGGTGGGTGTTGGGAGTCCAGTTGACGATGCCTGGTACTGTTGCAGTCCTTAGGACGAGCCCTGTTCGAGTTGGTAGACAGCTGGACGAGTCTCAAGCTTATTTTCATAGACTGTTCTGGACGTTTCCACCGTGTATCAAGGCATTCTGTCATTGCAAGTTGCTGGTTAGTATTGACGGCACCCATCTATATGGCAAGTATGGGAGAACGTTGCTTGTAGCGATTGCACAGGACGGGAACTCCAACATACTCCATGTTGCATTCGCACTAGTCGAGGGTGAGAATGCTGAGTCTTGGTCATTCTTTCTCTCCCATCTGCGTCAGCACGTGACACCGCAGCTGGGTCTGCTGGTTATATCGGACATGCATAACGGCATCAAGGCCGAGCTTGAGGCTCCCGACGGAGGCTGGTTACCTCCATCTGCGTACCGAACATTCTGCATTCGACATGTAGCGGCAAATTTCACCCTAACCTTCAAGGGCAAAGACAAACGGAGGCTTCTTGTCAACACGGCATACGCAAAGACCGAGGTAGAGTTTGATTACTGGTTTGATATTCTGCGAACTGAAGACCCGGCGATGTGTGAGTGGGCGAATCAGATAGTGTATTCCTTGTGGACTCAGCATTGTGATGAGGGGCGGAGATTCGGGCACATGACGACGAATATCTCTGAATGTATGAACTCAATTCTCAAGAGTGTCAGAAACCTCCCTGTGTGCTCGCTGGTGAAGGCAACATATGGAAGGCTTGCCAAACTATTTGTTCGCAAGGGGAGAGAGGCTGAGGCCCAGCTGGGAACCGGACAAGAATTCAGTCAGCACTTAGTGAAGTGTATTGAGGCCAACTTGAAGATGGCGAGGTGCTTCACGGTGACTTTGTTGTGCTCGCTTGCAAATCAGACATGTGACTGCGTATCCTTCCAGGCACTTCATTTCCTGTGTCCGCACGCACTGGCATGCTGTGCCTACTCACGGGTTAACTGGGCCGCTTACGTCCACCGGTGTATCGTCTTAGTTCAGTGTTCAGTGTGTATCGGATGGGATTCACACCTCCTATTTTGGAGGGTTTCTGGCCACCATATGACGGGCCGACTGTGA